In Chryseobacterium lactis, a single genomic region encodes these proteins:
- a CDS encoding carboxylesterase family protein — protein MKSHQKGTHVFETRLGKIMALKENGVIRARSIRYARSERFQRPVPVESLSDLLFPDKTPVCPQILSPLVEKMIGATPVEKFEPDESTQYLSLTLPDLISESKPLPVVVWIHGGSHEIGCGDLPTADPNEWVKEQRIIVVTVSYRLGLFGFLGGNEKRPANLGLFDIIEALKWIKGNIADFGGDAENITLFGQSSGGDAIAHLMISEGVEGLFQRVIIQSAPLGLRHKRQRMSIEFLKKTEVLKDETDVYKMMDEYGEYVPSVIRYGLKAAMPFGTQYGFPPLCTEEESLGKWQENAKKYDVLIGLNNNETAFYLKTSEALNKYFGKGFGLKILDKAVEKTTDLIYGTPARQFAENLAKGGGNVYLFRIHSTLKDNHIGAPHCIDLPLIFGNESAWQSSEMLRNIPWESIHENGQKLRAIWAEFARTGRISDHSEKPEILTIRKIE, from the coding sequence ATGAAGTCACATCAGAAAGGAACTCATGTTTTTGAAACCCGGTTGGGAAAAATTATGGCATTAAAAGAAAATGGTGTTATTCGTGCCAGGAGTATTCGCTATGCCCGATCCGAAAGATTTCAAAGGCCGGTTCCGGTTGAATCTTTATCTGACCTTCTTTTTCCGGATAAAACTCCGGTTTGCCCCCAGATATTAAGCCCGCTTGTGGAAAAGATGATTGGAGCTACTCCGGTTGAAAAGTTTGAGCCTGATGAATCCACTCAGTATCTTTCCCTGACCTTACCGGATCTTATATCCGAAAGTAAGCCTCTTCCTGTTGTAGTCTGGATCCATGGCGGCTCTCATGAGATCGGTTGTGGTGATCTTCCTACTGCGGATCCGAATGAATGGGTGAAAGAACAGAGGATTATCGTAGTCACAGTTTCTTATCGTTTAGGTCTTTTTGGATTTTTAGGAGGGAATGAAAAAAGACCGGCTAACCTGGGTTTATTTGATATCATTGAAGCTTTAAAATGGATCAAAGGGAATATCGCCGACTTTGGTGGAGATGCAGAGAATATTACACTTTTTGGACAATCTTCGGGAGGCGATGCCATTGCTCATTTAATGATTTCAGAAGGAGTGGAAGGGTTGTTTCAACGGGTGATTATCCAAAGTGCTCCTTTGGGCCTCCGCCATAAAAGACAAAGAATGTCAATTGAATTTCTGAAAAAGACCGAGGTTTTAAAAGATGAAACAGATGTCTATAAGATGATGGATGAATACGGGGAATATGTGCCCTCTGTCATTCGGTATGGTTTAAAAGCAGCGATGCCCTTTGGAACCCAATATGGTTTTCCTCCTTTATGTACGGAAGAAGAATCATTAGGAAAATGGCAGGAAAATGCAAAAAAATATGATGTGCTGATCGGCTTAAACAATAATGAAACAGCTTTTTATCTCAAAACTTCAGAGGCATTGAATAAATACTTCGGCAAAGGCTTTGGATTAAAAATCCTTGATAAAGCTGTTGAAAAAACTACAGATCTGATTTATGGAACTCCTGCCAGGCAATTTGCCGAAAATCTAGCCAAAGGTGGAGGCAATGTTTACCTGTTCCGAATTCATTCGACCTTAAAAGACAATCATATTGGTGCTCCGCACTGTATTGACCTGCCGCTGATTTTTGGAAATGAATCTGCCTGGCAATCCTCCGAAATGTTAAGAAATATTCCCTGGGAAAGTATTCATGAAAATGGTCAAAAGCTAAGAGCCATTTGGGCAGAATTTGCACGAACCGGCAGAATTTCAGATCATTCAGAAAAACCTGAGATCCTGACCATTCGTAAAATAGAATGA